The Bacillus sp. FJAT-27916 genomic interval TAGACCCTTCTCTTCAGCATCATTAATCATAGCTAAAGCAATACGGTCTTTCACGCTGCTGCCCGGATTCATGTATTCTAGTTTCAAATAAACCTCAGCAGAACCATCCTCTACAATCTTGTTCAACTTCACGACTGGTGTGTTCCCAATCAACTCTGACACATTATTTGCTATCTTACTCACTTCATCCACCCCTAATCCATAGTATTTTCATATGTTTTATATACAATTTAGCTATTTTTTTCCTATCTGTCAACTAATATTCACTGGGCCAACCATCATTTACACCATTTTCTGGTTCTATCATCCTATTGCTCATATACCCATTTGACCCCGACTTCATCCCAAAAAAGATCGACGGCAGCAACCGCATCAAGCTGCTCCATGGCAATACGCCGTTTGACATATGGCTCAAGCTGCTCTGCCGTATATGTCTTTCCTTCCATGAACTCCTCAACATACAAAACAGCGTAGCCTTCATCTACTTCATGAGGCTCACTCCATTGACCTGCCTTTAAATTCTTCAAGGAGACTTTATAGCTTGTTGGTATGGTATCTGTCTCTAAAGAAAGCATCCCTAAATCGTATTCTGGATCGGACGGGGAATATTCCATAGCCAAGGCCGAAAAATCAGCCCCAGCCTTTAAATCCTTAATAATGTTCTCTGCATCCGATTTCTTCTCAACGATGATATGAGATACATGGTATAGATCCGGCTTATTGAAGAGGCTATTGTTTTCATCCAAATACCTCTCTATTTCCTCAGCGGCGACTTGGACATCCTTCGTAAGGATTTTCTCAAAGAGAATAGAGAGCTTGAGTTGCTCCATCAGCTTTTTCTCATCCCGTCCTTCTTCTTTTCCATATCCATAGGTCGATTGATGAAGGCGCCGTTCCATCTCCACTTCCTCTTTTGTAACAGACAAACCATTCTTATCAGCCATTTGGCGGATGACCTCATCATTGACCATTTTCCTCAAGGTTTCACGACCATAGGATAGGTCTAGCTTATCCGCCAATTCGGCTCTTTGAATATTCACATCTCCTACCGATGCTACTGTATCATCTAGGTTATTCTTCGATGTTCCGCCATAAAGAAAATATAGAACCGTCGAGATATTGAGCAAAATCAATCCTGCGATGATTGCCCAGCACTGTTTAACAGACAAAGCAACTCCCCCAATAGCTTACTTTGCTTCTTTTTTCAGTTCTTCTAGTTCTTCTGTGGTGAAGGCATATGTTTCATTACAGAAATGACATTGAGCTTCTATGCCGCCCTCTGTATCAATCATATCCTGAATTTCCTCTTTACCGAGTCCAATAATAGCCCTGCTGTATCGGTCTTTTGAGCATTGGCACTCAAACTTGATTGGCATCGTATCCAATACTTTCACGTTTTCCTCTCCAAGAATACGATAGAGAATCTCCTCAGGCTTTAACCCGTCCTTCAGCATTTCAGAGATATACGGCATATTATTTAAGGAATTCTCTATTTGCGTAATCACGGCATCATCTGTATTCGGAAGCAGCTGGATAATGAATCCTCCTGCAACGGCAATCGTATCATCCCCATTTACAAGAACCCCAACACCAACTGAGCTTGGTGTTTGTTCAGAAAGGGCGAAATAGTAGGTGAAGTCTTCGCCTAGTTCACCAGAGACTAAAGGTACTCTTCCGGAGAAATTATCCTTCATCCCTACATCCTTAACGACAGATAACGTTCCCTCTGTACCTACTGCACGGCGGACATCAAGCTTCCCGCCTTCACGAGATGCGAAATCAACATGCGGATTTGTGACATAACCGCGCACTTCCCCATTTGCATTGGCATCCACGATAATCGGGCCGAGCGGTCCATTCCCCTCAATGCTGATCGTAATCTTTGCGTCACCCTTTTGCATGGCCCCCATCATGACACCAGCAGTCATCGCTCTTCCCAGGGCGGCAGATGCTGTTCTCCATGTATCATGGCGTCTTTGCGCCTCTCCTACTGTTTCTGTTGTTGATACGGCATATGCCCTTACTTGCCCTTCATAGGCCAATGCTCTTACTAAATAATCGTTCATGTTAAGCTCCTTCCTAGCTTTCCGAGAGAATGGCTCTACGGCCGATTCTTCTTATATATGATTTGCAGCCCCTTCAAAGTCAGGAACGGCGCCACCTCATCGATGACTGTTGTCTCACCGGCAATGAGATCTGCCCATACTCCTGTTGCAATAACCTTAGGTTGCTGTTTACTTTGTTTCTTTATACGGTTGACAATTCCCTCAACCTGACCGATGACTCCATACAAGATCCCTGCCTGCATGGCCGAAACTGTCGTCTTCCCTATTATGCCTTCAGGTCGTAAGATTTCAACCCTTGGCAATTTGGAGGCTCTCTCAAAAAGGGCTTCCATTGAGATTTCAATACCAGGCGCAATGGCTCCACCCATATATTGTTGATGCTCATTAACATAACAATACGTGGTTGCCGTCCCAAAATCCACAATGATGATTGGCGCCCCGTATTCTTCTATGGCAGCCACCGCATTGACGATTCGATCACTCCCGACTTCACGGGGATTTTCGTACTTAATATGAAGACCTGTCTTAATTCCCGGTCCCACCACAAGCGGTTCCAAATGAAAATACTTTGAGCACATCTTGATAAGGGCAGGCATAATCGGCGGTACAACGGAGGACATAATAATTCCTTCAATTTGTTCAGCCGAGACACCCGAATGACTAAATAACTGAGAGAAAATTAGGCCGTACTCATCCTCGGTTTTTCGTTGATTCGTTTCAATTCTCCAGTGGTAACGCAAATAATCATCCTCATAAACCCCTATCAAGATATTCGAATTCCCCACTTCTAAAACGAGCAGCATCTGTTATCCTCACCTTATCTTAGAATGTCCTTATTTTAACATGCGCAATAAAAAAGCGCCCCAATGAAGGGGCACTTCTTTCTTATAGCTTATTGCGATCATCTGTCTCCATGTCTGGAGGAGTAGGTACATCTTTCCTGCCCTCAGCGATCGTCTCATCTTCTTTCGTCATATCTTCATGGACAACAGGTGATTTTTCCTTAGAGGAAAGGTTCACCTTTACATCGCCATTCGCCTTCTTGCGTTCAGGCAGTTTACCGTAATCCGCTAAGTGACGAATTTGCTCTGCATCCAATGTTTCTACTTCAAGCAATGTATTAGCGATTAAATCAAGCTTGCTGCGGTTTTCAGTAAGGATTGTTTTGGCACGCTCATAACATGTCTTGATGATGTTTTGGATTTCTGTATCAATCTCATAAGCAATCTTATCAGAGTAATTTTGTTCATTATTGATGTCACGTCCAAGGAATACTTGACCTTGTGTATGACCGAACTGCATTGGTCCGAGTCTATCACTCATGCCGTATTCAGTGACCATCTTTCTAGCGATGCCTGTTGCACGCTGGAAGTCATTGTGAGCGCCTGTACTTACTTCACCGAACACGATTTCTTCTGCGACACGTCCGCCTAATAGGCCGGTAATCTTGTCGTAAAGCTCTGGTTTCGTCATGAAGTAACGGTCTTCACGAGGAAGCATAACAGCATATCCGCCGGCTTGACCGCGCGGTACGATTGTCACTTTATGAACCATATCAGCTTCATCTAATACAAGGCCGATAACCGTATGCCCGGATTCATGGAAGGCAACGATGTTTCTTTCCTTCTTGGAAATAACACGGCTCTTCTTAGCAGGACCGGCAATAACACGGTCAGTTGCCTCATCGATATCGCTCATGTCTACTTCTTTCTTATCTTGTCTGGCAGCAACAAGCGCCGCCTCATTTAACAAGTTCTCAAGGTCTGCTCCTGAGAAACCAGGTGTTCTCATTGCAATCGCTTTAAGATCAACATCCTCAGCAAGCGGTTTGCCCTGTGCATGAACACGAAGGACTGCTTCCCTTCCGTTTAGGTCTGGGCGGTCAACCGTAATTTGACGGTCGAAACGTCCTGGACGCAATAACGCTGGGTCAAGGATGTCTGGACGGTTAGTCGCAGCGATGATGATGATGCCTTCATTAGCACCGAAACCATCCATTTCAACTAGCAATTGGTTCAAGGTTTGCTCACGTTCATCATGTCCGCCGCCAAGACCTGCGCCACGCTGGCGTCCAACTGCATCAATCTCATCAATGAAGATGATACATGGAGCATTTTTCTTTGCATTTTCAA includes:
- a CDS encoding peptidylprolyl isomerase, whose translation is MSVKQCWAIIAGLILLNISTVLYFLYGGTSKNNLDDTVASVGDVNIQRAELADKLDLSYGRETLRKMVNDEVIRQMADKNGLSVTKEEVEMERRLHQSTYGYGKEEGRDEKKLMEQLKLSILFEKILTKDVQVAAEEIERYLDENNSLFNKPDLYHVSHIIVEKKSDAENIIKDLKAGADFSALAMEYSPSDPEYDLGMLSLETDTIPTSYKVSLKNLKAGQWSEPHEVDEGYAVLYVEEFMEGKTYTAEQLEPYVKRRIAMEQLDAVAAVDLFWDEVGVKWVYEQ
- the hslO gene encoding Hsp33 family molecular chaperone HslO — translated: MNDYLVRALAYEGQVRAYAVSTTETVGEAQRRHDTWRTASAALGRAMTAGVMMGAMQKGDAKITISIEGNGPLGPIIVDANANGEVRGYVTNPHVDFASREGGKLDVRRAVGTEGTLSVVKDVGMKDNFSGRVPLVSGELGEDFTYYFALSEQTPSSVGVGVLVNGDDTIAVAGGFIIQLLPNTDDAVITQIENSLNNMPYISEMLKDGLKPEEILYRILGEENVKVLDTMPIKFECQCSKDRYSRAIIGLGKEEIQDMIDTEGGIEAQCHFCNETYAFTTEELEELKKEAK
- a CDS encoding type III pantothenate kinase, whose product is MLLVLEVGNSNILIGVYEDDYLRYHWRIETNQRKTEDEYGLIFSQLFSHSGVSAEQIEGIIMSSVVPPIMPALIKMCSKYFHLEPLVVGPGIKTGLHIKYENPREVGSDRIVNAVAAIEEYGAPIIIVDFGTATTYCYVNEHQQYMGGAIAPGIEISMEALFERASKLPRVEILRPEGIIGKTTVSAMQAGILYGVIGQVEGIVNRIKKQSKQQPKVIATGVWADLIAGETTVIDEVAPFLTLKGLQIIYKKNRP
- the ftsH gene encoding ATP-dependent zinc metalloprotease FtsH — its product is MNRIFKNTIFYLLIFVAIIGVVSVFNQNSEPTTQMSNTEFINKLEAGEIKSADLQVENGVYAVTGQEKDAKEDEFYVTYILSEQAGKVTDLIDDQNIATNVKGAEQTSAWVTFLTSMIPFVIILLLFFFLLNNAQGGGSRVMNFGKSKAKLYSEEKKKVRFKDVAGADEEKQELVEVVEFLKDPRKFAELGARIPKGVLLVGPPGTGKTLLARAVAGEAGVPFFSISGSDFVEMFVGVGASRVRDLFENAKKNAPCIIFIDEIDAVGRQRGAGLGGGHDEREQTLNQLLVEMDGFGANEGIIIIAATNRPDILDPALLRPGRFDRQITVDRPDLNGREAVLRVHAQGKPLAEDVDLKAIAMRTPGFSGADLENLLNEAALVAARQDKKEVDMSDIDEATDRVIAGPAKKSRVISKKERNIVAFHESGHTVIGLVLDEADMVHKVTIVPRGQAGGYAVMLPREDRYFMTKPELYDKITGLLGGRVAEEIVFGEVSTGAHNDFQRATGIARKMVTEYGMSDRLGPMQFGHTQGQVFLGRDINNEQNYSDKIAYEIDTEIQNIIKTCYERAKTILTENRSKLDLIANTLLEVETLDAEQIRHLADYGKLPERKKANGDVKVNLSSKEKSPVVHEDMTKEDETIAEGRKDVPTPPDMETDDRNKL